From a single Nocardioides panacis genomic region:
- a CDS encoding energy-coupling factor ABC transporter ATP-binding protein, translating into MPVIEARGVTHRYGEHTGARTVLADVDLRISEPRVGVVGANGSGKSTFARTVNGLVLPSAGTVTVDGLDTRTQGREVRRRVGFCFTDPDAQIVMPTVAEDVAFGLRRRGLSKPEVRARVDAALASYGLAGHADHPAHLLSGGQKQLLALASVLVTEPDVLVMDEPTTLLDLRNATMISRVVAALPQQVLLVTHHLDLLDGFDRVLVFDGGRVVCDDSPASAVAFYRKLMA; encoded by the coding sequence ATGCCGGTGATCGAGGCGCGCGGCGTCACCCACCGCTACGGCGAGCACACCGGGGCGCGGACCGTGCTGGCCGACGTGGACCTGCGGATCTCCGAGCCGCGGGTCGGCGTGGTGGGCGCGAACGGGTCCGGCAAGTCGACGTTCGCCCGGACGGTCAACGGGCTGGTCCTGCCCAGCGCGGGCACGGTCACCGTCGACGGGCTCGACACCCGCACCCAGGGCCGCGAGGTGCGCCGCCGGGTCGGCTTCTGCTTCACCGACCCCGACGCCCAGATCGTGATGCCGACGGTGGCGGAGGACGTGGCGTTCGGGCTGCGCCGCCGTGGACTGTCCAAGCCCGAGGTCCGGGCGCGCGTGGACGCCGCGCTGGCGTCGTACGGGCTGGCCGGGCACGCCGACCACCCCGCCCACCTGCTCTCCGGCGGCCAGAAGCAGCTGCTCGCGCTGGCGTCGGTGCTGGTCACCGAGCCGGACGTGCTCGTGATGGACGAGCCGACGACGCTGCTCGACCTCCGCAACGCCACGATGATCAGCCGGGTGGTCGCCGCCCTGCCGCAGCAGGTGCTGCTGGTCACCCACCACCTCGACCTGCTGGACGGCTTCGACCGGGTGCTGGTGTTCGACGGCGGACGGGTGGTCTGCGACGACTCCCCCGCCTCGGCGGTGGCGTTCTACCGGAAGCTGATGGCGTGA
- a CDS encoding thiolase family protein, which produces MLAGGVESASTSTRPERAAFAPASLGDPDMGFAADVLAEKAGVSRERQDAYAARSHALAAATRDAGGFDDEVVPVGDVRRDERPRTGLTVDRLARLRPAFRPAVEGGTVTAGSSCGVNDGAAAVTVVDADTHRRLGVPGLRVLATATAGVDPNLPGLGLVPAAEQALDLAGLRVGDLDVVELNEAFAGQVLACCDALCLDPSRVCVEGGALALGHPWGASGAVLLVRLFSQLVRAGRGRYGLAAIAVGGGQGVAMVVERCR; this is translated from the coding sequence GTGCTGGCCGGCGGCGTGGAGTCCGCGTCCACGTCGACCCGGCCGGAGCGCGCGGCCTTCGCGCCGGCCTCGCTGGGCGACCCCGACATGGGCTTCGCCGCCGACGTCCTCGCGGAGAAGGCCGGGGTGTCGCGGGAGCGGCAGGACGCGTACGCCGCCCGCTCGCACGCGCTGGCCGCCGCCACCCGCGACGCGGGCGGCTTCGACGACGAGGTGGTGCCCGTCGGGGACGTACGTCGCGACGAGCGGCCCCGGACCGGCCTGACCGTCGACCGGCTGGCGCGGCTCCGGCCCGCGTTCCGCCCGGCCGTCGAGGGCGGCACGGTCACCGCCGGCAGCTCGTGCGGCGTCAACGACGGAGCGGCCGCGGTCACGGTCGTCGACGCGGACACCCACCGCCGGCTCGGCGTCCCCGGGCTGCGGGTGCTGGCCACCGCGACCGCCGGCGTCGACCCGAACCTCCCGGGCCTGGGCCTGGTCCCCGCCGCCGAGCAGGCGCTGGACCTGGCCGGCCTCCGGGTCGGCGACCTCGACGTGGTCGAGCTGAACGAGGCGTTCGCCGGGCAGGTCCTCGCCTGCTGCGACGCGCTGTGCCTGGACCCGTCGCGGGTCTGCGTCGAGGGCGGGGCACTCGCGCTCGGGCACCCCTGGGGCGCGTCCGGGGCGGTGCTGCTCGTCCGGCTCTTCTCGCAGCTGGTCCGGGCCGGGCGGGGCCGCTACGGGCTCGCGGCGATCGCGGTCGGCGGCGGCCAGGGTGTCGCGATGGTGGTCGAGCGATGCCGGTGA